From a region of the Cygnus atratus isolate AKBS03 ecotype Queensland, Australia chromosome 3, CAtr_DNAZoo_HiC_assembly, whole genome shotgun sequence genome:
- the GZF1 gene encoding GDNF-inducible zinc finger protein 1 isoform X1, with translation MRRLASQPDPCFGMDKKKILMKSKVAAPNLLRALHSLYELGHLCDVTVHTQYLGTQEEFLVHKAVLAASSNYFKGLFLHDEMLDTKNYTVTLQDTCMEEFASFLEFVYTAEVEIEAEKLQRMKEIAERLECKDLLDVCEEVRAEGKKGLDLSLPQPCENGGAQWPRIQQEEDHRGSSSSQVMAVPMQGKLWDRPKHKKLLAGYELVEGQPASLEQQGTAFPEPKSRTAKPPKRNKTDTNSSLGTGVIIPEHNSHSPVTQTESKEACVVISSTLPEQWEDENGLTSKLSSKTERRKSPRHVAKVLPQMACEKCNASFRVTEHYQSHMELKHDVHLAVKYSCSVCQQLFSSHQNLRQHHLTTHSEERGFSCLLCDKRFKRQKDINDHVRRVHEKKRDPQACPYCDKVISSKCGLTVHIRTHTGEKPYKCEHCPASFAQRSTYNTHVRKIHESGQERKLLPVYWMEVPPARRPSAAGGSKDPERETWDGASEAELQKCAVLKEAASHEEEPAPKADSSSEQEQKQKYKEAEARREKPSEEGNEVEGEMSVKGEEEVDYEAGYSEVEDDNEVACAEGDEDEERSNEKDAEERESDKDFKMKKVNKSGANKKSAYVITCDKCNEQFVSRKKYVDHCRDVHQCLPGKVYQCDVCSKSFASYNSWKEHRACVHSEERQFACTLCNATFKRKRDVRTHYMRKHEGRVKRPLCSVCGKILSSRTALVFHMRTHTGEKPYECGICHSKFAQPSQLKIHTRSHTGEKPYICEDCGACFADKGKLTGHKRTHTGERLFKCDVCGKHFATNEYLKCHKRCHMGAKPYKCEVCGKTFGLRASLAQHSNVHAETRPYFCEQCGKTFTQQGALRRHERIHTGEKPYKCRACERAFTDMSTLRRHVAPFAESSKMESNAVLLESKSSPINLLNEMHQLRLLGHLCDVTVSVEYQGVRAEFVAHKAVLAATSKFFKEVFLNEKSVDGPRTNVFLNEVQVADFASFLEFVYTAKVEVEEDRVQRMLEIAEKLKCLDLSETCFQLKKQMLESVLLELQNFSESQNSEEESAAQVSVLHESKAAAVAEADRADHPLDPPDSPADKPRNGVPPEVPAAKSKEKMDKKKETMKPPYAKIRRASGRLAGRKVFVEIPKKKYTRRLREQQKNAEGAAEEDSYPQDPEVCDREKEEEEQAQNTIKPESEECDGNFESEENLNKSEEDKKKRGSNFKCSTCEKEFLYEKSFLKHIKHSHGIAAEIIYRCDTCSQTFANRCNLKSHQRHVHSSERHFPCELCGKKFKRKKDVKRHILQVHEGGGERHQCQQCGKGLSSKTALRLHERTHTGDKPYGCTECEAKFSQPSALKTHMRIHTGEKPFVCDECGARFTQNHMLIYHKRCHTGERPFMCETCGKSFASKEYLKHHNRIHTGSKPFKCEVCFRTFAQRNSLYQHIKVHTGERPYCCDQCGKQFTQLNALQRHHRIHTGEKPFMCNACGRTFTDKSTLRRHTSIHDKNTPWKSFLVIVEGASKNDEGHKTELPDEDYDVSPKMPEKLLSFSENGHYQSLAAVPGSVTALHDSGSAPGTDSCSNTRCVWIPPPPVTMRIVLQFGHVLPRQQDLSLSISSSSPRSTALGSLPSCPIAGKN, from the exons ATGAGAAGGCTGGCATCCCAACCAGACCCCTGCTTTGG GATGgataagaagaaaattctgatgAAATCCAAGGTTGCTGCTCCTAACCTCCTGAGGGCCCTGCATTCCCTGTACGAGTTGGGTCATCTCTGCGATGTGACAGTTCACACGCAGTATCTAGGAACTCAGGAGGAGTTTCTGGTTCACAAAGCTGTCTTGGCAGCTTCCAGCAATTATTTCAAAGGACTTTTCCTGCATGATGAGATGCTGGACACCAAGAATTACACGGTGACTCTACAAGACACTTGCATGGAAGAGTTCGCCTCTTTTCTGGAGTTCGTATACACCGCAGAAGTAGAGATTGAAGCGGAAAAACTGCAGCGAATGAAGGAAATAGCCGAAAGACTTGAGTGCAAGGATTTGCTTGACGTTTGTGAAGAAGTGAGAGCAGAGGGCAAGAAGGGCTTAGATTTGAGCCTCCCTCAGCCATGCGAAAATGGTGGAGCACAGTGGCCTCGCATCCAGCAAGAAGAGGACCACAGAGGGAGCAGCTCTTCCCAAGTGATGGCAGTACCCATGCAGGGGAAACTTTGGGACAGGCCAAAACATAAAAAGCTGCTGGCTGGTTATGAGCTTGTTGAAGGCCAGCCAGCAAGtctggagcagcagggcacTGCCTTTCCAGAACCAAAATCCAGGACAGCAAAGCCACCAAAACGTAACAAGACAGACACCAACAGCAGCCTTGGCACGGGTGTCATTATTCCGGAGCACAATAGTCATTCTCCTGTAACTCAGACCGAGTCAAAGGAAGCCTGTGTAGTGATTAGCAGTACGCTGCCTGAGCAGTGGGAAGATGAAAATGGTTTAACTTCCAAACTTAGCAGTAAAACAGAACGTAGGAAATCGCCGCGGCATGTGGCCAAAGTCTTGCCGCAGATGGCATGCGAGAAGTGCAACGCATCGTTCCGCGTTACCGAGCACTACCAGTCACACATGGAGCTCAAGCACGATGTGCATCTTGCTGTCAAGTACAGCTGCAGCGTGTGCCAGCAGCTCTTCTCCAGCCACCAAAACCTCAGGCAGCATCACCTCACCACTCACAGTGAGGAGCGGGGCTTTTCCTGCCTCTTATGTGACAAGAGGTTTAAGCGCCAGAAGGACATAAATGACCATGTCCGGAGGGTACACGAGAAGAAGCGGGACCCGCAGGCGTGCCCGTACTGTGACAAGGTCATCAGCTCCAAGTGTGGCCTGACGGTCCACATACGAACGCACACAGGGGAGAAACCGTACAAATGTgagcactgccctgccagctttGCTCAGAGGTCTACTTACAACACCCACGTCAG aaaaatccaTGAATCTGGGCAAGAGAGGAAACTTTTGCCGGTCTACTGGATGGAAGTTCCGCCTGCACGCAGACCAAGTGCAGCTGGCGGCAGCAAAGACCCTGAGAGGGAGACGTGGGATGGGGCCTCAGAGGCTGAACTACAGAAGTGTGCTGTGCTCAAAGAGGCTGCAAGCCATGAGGAGGAACCTGCTCCCAAGGCAGACAGTAGCAGTGAGcaagaacagaagcagaagtaTAAGGAAGCTGaagcaagaagggaaaaacCGAGTGAAGAAGGGAATGAAGTTGAAGGTGAAATGAGtgtgaagggagaggaggaggtagATTACGAAGCAGGGTATTCAGAAGTTGAAGATGATAATGAGGTTGCCTGTGCTGAGGGCGATGAGGATGAAGAACGCTCTAATGAGAAGGATGCTGAAGAACGTGAATCAGACAAAgactttaaaatgaagaaggtAAATAAAAGTGGGGCGAATAAGAAATCTGCCTATGTAATAACATGTGATAAGTGTAATGAGCAGTTCGTTTCCCGGAAAAAATATGTGGATCACTGCAGGGATGTCCATCAGTGCTTGCCTGGCAAAGTCTATCAGTGTGATGTCTGCAGCAAGTCATTTGCTAGCTACAACAGCTGGAAGGAGCATCGAGCTTGTGTCCACAGTGAAGAAAGGCAGTTTGCCTGCACCCTTTGCAATGccacttttaaaagaaagagagatgtGAGGACGCATTATATGCGGAAGCATGAAGGCAGAGTCAAACGCCCTCTCTGCTCCGTCTGTGGGAAGATCCTCAGCTCCCGAACAGCGCTGGTGTTTCATATGCGGACGCACACAGGAGAAAAGCCGTACGAATGTGGCATTTGTCATTCAAAGTTTGCTCAGCCATCACAACTTAAGATCCATACCAG gTCCCATACAGGGGAAAAGCCATACATTTGTGAAGACTGCGGGGCTTGCTTTGCCGATAAAGGGAAACTCACTGGCCACAAAAGGACACATACAG GAGAGCGCCTCTTTAAATGCGATGTATGCGGAAAACACTTTGCCACCAATGAATACCTAAAATGCCATAAACGATGCCACATGGGTGCGAAGCCATACAAGTGTGAGGTTTGTGGGAAGACGTTCGGCTTGCGAGCCTCGCTAGCTCAGCACAGCAACGTCCATGCAG aaacCCGTCCGTACTTCTGTGAGCAGTGCGGGAAAACGTTCACCCAGCAGGGCGCCCTGCGGCGCCACGAGCGCATCCACACCGGGGAGAAGCCGTACAAGTGCCGGGCATGCGAGAGAGCCTTCACGGACATGTCCACGCTGCGGAGACACGTGGCG CCTtttgcagagagcagcaagatGGAAAGCAATGCGGTTCTCCTTGAGTCCAAGTCTTCTCCCATCAACCTGCTGAATGAGATGCATCAGCTGCGCCTCCTGGGCCACCTCTGTGACGTGACGGTCAGCGTGGAGTACCAGGGCGTCAGGGCAGAGTTCGTGGCTCAcaaggctgtgctggcagcaacCAGTAAGTTCTTCAAGGAAGTGTTCCTTAACGAGAAGAGCGTGGACGGCCCGAGAACCAATGTCTTCTTGAATGAGGTCCAGGTTGCTGACTTTGCTTCGTTTCTGGAGTTTGTCTATACTGCTAAGGTAGAGGTGGAAGAGGACAGAGTGCAGCGGATGCTTGAGATAGCCGAAAAGCTAAAGTGCTTGGACCTATCAGAAACCTGCTTTCAACTGAAGAAGCAGATGCTTGAGTCGGTGCTTTTGGAGCTGCAAAACTTCTCCGAATCACAGAACTCTGAGGAAGAGAGTGCAGCCCAGGTGAGCGTTTTGCACGAGtccaaagcagctgctgtggcagaaGCTGACCGGGCAGACCATCCTCTGGATCCTCCGGATTCCCCAGCAGACAAGCCCAGAAACGGAGTGCCCCCTGAGGTGCCGGCTGCcaaatcaaaagagaaaatggacaaaaagaaagaaacgaTGAAACCTCCTTATGCCAAAATCAGGAGGGCGAGCGGGAGGCTGGCTGGGAGGAAAGTATTTGTGGAAATCCCGAAGAAGAAGTACACGAGGCGGctgagggagcagcagaagaaCGCTGAGGGTGCTGCAGAAGAGGACAGCTACCCACAAGACCCGGAGGTGTGCgacagggagaaggaggaggaggagcaggcgCAGAACACCATCAAACCTGAAAGTGAAGAATGCGATGGTAACTTCGAATCGGAGGAAAACCTGAACAAATCCGAAGAGGATAAAAAGAAACGAGGCAGTAACTTCAAGTGCAGCACGTGTGAGAAGGAATTCCTGTACGAGAAGAGTTTCCTCAAGCACATCAAACACAGCCACGGCATCGCAGCCGAAATTATTTATCGGTGTGACACCTGCAGTCAGACCTTTGCCAACCGGTGCAACCTAAAAAGCCATCAGCGCCATGTCCACAGCAGCGAGCGCCACTTCCCTTGTGAGCTCTGCGGTAAGAAGTTCAAGAGGAAGAAGGACGTCAAGAGGCACATTCTCCAGGTTCATGAGGGTGGTGGGGAGCGTCATCAGTGCCAGCAGTGTGGAAAGGGGTTGAGCTCCAAAACTGCCTTGAGGCTCCATGAAAGGACGCATACAGGCGACAAGCCTTATGGGTGCACAGAGTGTGAGGCTAAATTTTCTCAGCCTTCAGCACTTAAAACACACATGAG AATCCATACTGGTGAAAAACCTTTTGTCTGTGATGAGTGTGGTGCCAGGTTCACTCAGAATCACATGCTAATATATCACAAACGATGTCACACAG GAGAAAGGCCTTTTATGTGCGAAACGTGTGGGAAGAGCTTTGCCTCCAAGGAGTACTTGAAGCACCATAACAGAATCCATACTGGATCCAAACCGTTTAAATGTGAAGTCTGCTTCAGAACATTTGCACAGAGGAACTCGCTTTACCAGCATATAAAGGTTCACACAG GCGAGCGGCCCTACTGCTGTGACCAGTGCGGGAAGCAGTTCACCCAGCTCAACGCGCTGCAGCGGCACCACCGCATACACACTGGGGAGAAGCCGTTCATGTGCAATGCGTGCGGGCGAACCTTCACGGACAAGTCCACCCTCCGGCGGCACACGTCG ATACACGATAAAAACACACCATGGAAGTCCTTCCTCGTCATTGTTGAAGGAGCATCTAAGAACGATGAAGGTCACAAAACAGAACTCCCAGATGAAGACTATGACGTGTCACCTAAAATGCCAGAGAAGCTGCTGTCTTTCTCGGAAAATGGCCACTATCAAAGCTTGGCTGCTGTCCCAGGGAGCGTGACTGCACTGCATGACAGCGGGTCTGCACCAGGGACAGACT
- the GZF1 gene encoding GDNF-inducible zinc finger protein 1 isoform X2, producing the protein MDKKKILMKSKVAAPNLLRALHSLYELGHLCDVTVHTQYLGTQEEFLVHKAVLAASSNYFKGLFLHDEMLDTKNYTVTLQDTCMEEFASFLEFVYTAEVEIEAEKLQRMKEIAERLECKDLLDVCEEVRAEGKKGLDLSLPQPCENGGAQWPRIQQEEDHRGSSSSQVMAVPMQGKLWDRPKHKKLLAGYELVEGQPASLEQQGTAFPEPKSRTAKPPKRNKTDTNSSLGTGVIIPEHNSHSPVTQTESKEACVVISSTLPEQWEDENGLTSKLSSKTERRKSPRHVAKVLPQMACEKCNASFRVTEHYQSHMELKHDVHLAVKYSCSVCQQLFSSHQNLRQHHLTTHSEERGFSCLLCDKRFKRQKDINDHVRRVHEKKRDPQACPYCDKVISSKCGLTVHIRTHTGEKPYKCEHCPASFAQRSTYNTHVRKIHESGQERKLLPVYWMEVPPARRPSAAGGSKDPERETWDGASEAELQKCAVLKEAASHEEEPAPKADSSSEQEQKQKYKEAEARREKPSEEGNEVEGEMSVKGEEEVDYEAGYSEVEDDNEVACAEGDEDEERSNEKDAEERESDKDFKMKKVNKSGANKKSAYVITCDKCNEQFVSRKKYVDHCRDVHQCLPGKVYQCDVCSKSFASYNSWKEHRACVHSEERQFACTLCNATFKRKRDVRTHYMRKHEGRVKRPLCSVCGKILSSRTALVFHMRTHTGEKPYECGICHSKFAQPSQLKIHTRSHTGEKPYICEDCGACFADKGKLTGHKRTHTGERLFKCDVCGKHFATNEYLKCHKRCHMGAKPYKCEVCGKTFGLRASLAQHSNVHAETRPYFCEQCGKTFTQQGALRRHERIHTGEKPYKCRACERAFTDMSTLRRHVAPFAESSKMESNAVLLESKSSPINLLNEMHQLRLLGHLCDVTVSVEYQGVRAEFVAHKAVLAATSKFFKEVFLNEKSVDGPRTNVFLNEVQVADFASFLEFVYTAKVEVEEDRVQRMLEIAEKLKCLDLSETCFQLKKQMLESVLLELQNFSESQNSEEESAAQVSVLHESKAAAVAEADRADHPLDPPDSPADKPRNGVPPEVPAAKSKEKMDKKKETMKPPYAKIRRASGRLAGRKVFVEIPKKKYTRRLREQQKNAEGAAEEDSYPQDPEVCDREKEEEEQAQNTIKPESEECDGNFESEENLNKSEEDKKKRGSNFKCSTCEKEFLYEKSFLKHIKHSHGIAAEIIYRCDTCSQTFANRCNLKSHQRHVHSSERHFPCELCGKKFKRKKDVKRHILQVHEGGGERHQCQQCGKGLSSKTALRLHERTHTGDKPYGCTECEAKFSQPSALKTHMRIHTGEKPFVCDECGARFTQNHMLIYHKRCHTGERPFMCETCGKSFASKEYLKHHNRIHTGSKPFKCEVCFRTFAQRNSLYQHIKVHTGERPYCCDQCGKQFTQLNALQRHHRIHTGEKPFMCNACGRTFTDKSTLRRHTSIHDKNTPWKSFLVIVEGASKNDEGHKTELPDEDYDVSPKMPEKLLSFSENGHYQSLAAVPGSVTALHDSGSAPGTDSCSNTRCVWIPPPPVTMRIVLQFGHVLPRQQDLSLSISSSSPRSTALGSLPSCPIAGKN; encoded by the exons ATGgataagaagaaaattctgatgAAATCCAAGGTTGCTGCTCCTAACCTCCTGAGGGCCCTGCATTCCCTGTACGAGTTGGGTCATCTCTGCGATGTGACAGTTCACACGCAGTATCTAGGAACTCAGGAGGAGTTTCTGGTTCACAAAGCTGTCTTGGCAGCTTCCAGCAATTATTTCAAAGGACTTTTCCTGCATGATGAGATGCTGGACACCAAGAATTACACGGTGACTCTACAAGACACTTGCATGGAAGAGTTCGCCTCTTTTCTGGAGTTCGTATACACCGCAGAAGTAGAGATTGAAGCGGAAAAACTGCAGCGAATGAAGGAAATAGCCGAAAGACTTGAGTGCAAGGATTTGCTTGACGTTTGTGAAGAAGTGAGAGCAGAGGGCAAGAAGGGCTTAGATTTGAGCCTCCCTCAGCCATGCGAAAATGGTGGAGCACAGTGGCCTCGCATCCAGCAAGAAGAGGACCACAGAGGGAGCAGCTCTTCCCAAGTGATGGCAGTACCCATGCAGGGGAAACTTTGGGACAGGCCAAAACATAAAAAGCTGCTGGCTGGTTATGAGCTTGTTGAAGGCCAGCCAGCAAGtctggagcagcagggcacTGCCTTTCCAGAACCAAAATCCAGGACAGCAAAGCCACCAAAACGTAACAAGACAGACACCAACAGCAGCCTTGGCACGGGTGTCATTATTCCGGAGCACAATAGTCATTCTCCTGTAACTCAGACCGAGTCAAAGGAAGCCTGTGTAGTGATTAGCAGTACGCTGCCTGAGCAGTGGGAAGATGAAAATGGTTTAACTTCCAAACTTAGCAGTAAAACAGAACGTAGGAAATCGCCGCGGCATGTGGCCAAAGTCTTGCCGCAGATGGCATGCGAGAAGTGCAACGCATCGTTCCGCGTTACCGAGCACTACCAGTCACACATGGAGCTCAAGCACGATGTGCATCTTGCTGTCAAGTACAGCTGCAGCGTGTGCCAGCAGCTCTTCTCCAGCCACCAAAACCTCAGGCAGCATCACCTCACCACTCACAGTGAGGAGCGGGGCTTTTCCTGCCTCTTATGTGACAAGAGGTTTAAGCGCCAGAAGGACATAAATGACCATGTCCGGAGGGTACACGAGAAGAAGCGGGACCCGCAGGCGTGCCCGTACTGTGACAAGGTCATCAGCTCCAAGTGTGGCCTGACGGTCCACATACGAACGCACACAGGGGAGAAACCGTACAAATGTgagcactgccctgccagctttGCTCAGAGGTCTACTTACAACACCCACGTCAG aaaaatccaTGAATCTGGGCAAGAGAGGAAACTTTTGCCGGTCTACTGGATGGAAGTTCCGCCTGCACGCAGACCAAGTGCAGCTGGCGGCAGCAAAGACCCTGAGAGGGAGACGTGGGATGGGGCCTCAGAGGCTGAACTACAGAAGTGTGCTGTGCTCAAAGAGGCTGCAAGCCATGAGGAGGAACCTGCTCCCAAGGCAGACAGTAGCAGTGAGcaagaacagaagcagaagtaTAAGGAAGCTGaagcaagaagggaaaaacCGAGTGAAGAAGGGAATGAAGTTGAAGGTGAAATGAGtgtgaagggagaggaggaggtagATTACGAAGCAGGGTATTCAGAAGTTGAAGATGATAATGAGGTTGCCTGTGCTGAGGGCGATGAGGATGAAGAACGCTCTAATGAGAAGGATGCTGAAGAACGTGAATCAGACAAAgactttaaaatgaagaaggtAAATAAAAGTGGGGCGAATAAGAAATCTGCCTATGTAATAACATGTGATAAGTGTAATGAGCAGTTCGTTTCCCGGAAAAAATATGTGGATCACTGCAGGGATGTCCATCAGTGCTTGCCTGGCAAAGTCTATCAGTGTGATGTCTGCAGCAAGTCATTTGCTAGCTACAACAGCTGGAAGGAGCATCGAGCTTGTGTCCACAGTGAAGAAAGGCAGTTTGCCTGCACCCTTTGCAATGccacttttaaaagaaagagagatgtGAGGACGCATTATATGCGGAAGCATGAAGGCAGAGTCAAACGCCCTCTCTGCTCCGTCTGTGGGAAGATCCTCAGCTCCCGAACAGCGCTGGTGTTTCATATGCGGACGCACACAGGAGAAAAGCCGTACGAATGTGGCATTTGTCATTCAAAGTTTGCTCAGCCATCACAACTTAAGATCCATACCAG gTCCCATACAGGGGAAAAGCCATACATTTGTGAAGACTGCGGGGCTTGCTTTGCCGATAAAGGGAAACTCACTGGCCACAAAAGGACACATACAG GAGAGCGCCTCTTTAAATGCGATGTATGCGGAAAACACTTTGCCACCAATGAATACCTAAAATGCCATAAACGATGCCACATGGGTGCGAAGCCATACAAGTGTGAGGTTTGTGGGAAGACGTTCGGCTTGCGAGCCTCGCTAGCTCAGCACAGCAACGTCCATGCAG aaacCCGTCCGTACTTCTGTGAGCAGTGCGGGAAAACGTTCACCCAGCAGGGCGCCCTGCGGCGCCACGAGCGCATCCACACCGGGGAGAAGCCGTACAAGTGCCGGGCATGCGAGAGAGCCTTCACGGACATGTCCACGCTGCGGAGACACGTGGCG CCTtttgcagagagcagcaagatGGAAAGCAATGCGGTTCTCCTTGAGTCCAAGTCTTCTCCCATCAACCTGCTGAATGAGATGCATCAGCTGCGCCTCCTGGGCCACCTCTGTGACGTGACGGTCAGCGTGGAGTACCAGGGCGTCAGGGCAGAGTTCGTGGCTCAcaaggctgtgctggcagcaacCAGTAAGTTCTTCAAGGAAGTGTTCCTTAACGAGAAGAGCGTGGACGGCCCGAGAACCAATGTCTTCTTGAATGAGGTCCAGGTTGCTGACTTTGCTTCGTTTCTGGAGTTTGTCTATACTGCTAAGGTAGAGGTGGAAGAGGACAGAGTGCAGCGGATGCTTGAGATAGCCGAAAAGCTAAAGTGCTTGGACCTATCAGAAACCTGCTTTCAACTGAAGAAGCAGATGCTTGAGTCGGTGCTTTTGGAGCTGCAAAACTTCTCCGAATCACAGAACTCTGAGGAAGAGAGTGCAGCCCAGGTGAGCGTTTTGCACGAGtccaaagcagctgctgtggcagaaGCTGACCGGGCAGACCATCCTCTGGATCCTCCGGATTCCCCAGCAGACAAGCCCAGAAACGGAGTGCCCCCTGAGGTGCCGGCTGCcaaatcaaaagagaaaatggacaaaaagaaagaaacgaTGAAACCTCCTTATGCCAAAATCAGGAGGGCGAGCGGGAGGCTGGCTGGGAGGAAAGTATTTGTGGAAATCCCGAAGAAGAAGTACACGAGGCGGctgagggagcagcagaagaaCGCTGAGGGTGCTGCAGAAGAGGACAGCTACCCACAAGACCCGGAGGTGTGCgacagggagaaggaggaggaggagcaggcgCAGAACACCATCAAACCTGAAAGTGAAGAATGCGATGGTAACTTCGAATCGGAGGAAAACCTGAACAAATCCGAAGAGGATAAAAAGAAACGAGGCAGTAACTTCAAGTGCAGCACGTGTGAGAAGGAATTCCTGTACGAGAAGAGTTTCCTCAAGCACATCAAACACAGCCACGGCATCGCAGCCGAAATTATTTATCGGTGTGACACCTGCAGTCAGACCTTTGCCAACCGGTGCAACCTAAAAAGCCATCAGCGCCATGTCCACAGCAGCGAGCGCCACTTCCCTTGTGAGCTCTGCGGTAAGAAGTTCAAGAGGAAGAAGGACGTCAAGAGGCACATTCTCCAGGTTCATGAGGGTGGTGGGGAGCGTCATCAGTGCCAGCAGTGTGGAAAGGGGTTGAGCTCCAAAACTGCCTTGAGGCTCCATGAAAGGACGCATACAGGCGACAAGCCTTATGGGTGCACAGAGTGTGAGGCTAAATTTTCTCAGCCTTCAGCACTTAAAACACACATGAG AATCCATACTGGTGAAAAACCTTTTGTCTGTGATGAGTGTGGTGCCAGGTTCACTCAGAATCACATGCTAATATATCACAAACGATGTCACACAG GAGAAAGGCCTTTTATGTGCGAAACGTGTGGGAAGAGCTTTGCCTCCAAGGAGTACTTGAAGCACCATAACAGAATCCATACTGGATCCAAACCGTTTAAATGTGAAGTCTGCTTCAGAACATTTGCACAGAGGAACTCGCTTTACCAGCATATAAAGGTTCACACAG GCGAGCGGCCCTACTGCTGTGACCAGTGCGGGAAGCAGTTCACCCAGCTCAACGCGCTGCAGCGGCACCACCGCATACACACTGGGGAGAAGCCGTTCATGTGCAATGCGTGCGGGCGAACCTTCACGGACAAGTCCACCCTCCGGCGGCACACGTCG ATACACGATAAAAACACACCATGGAAGTCCTTCCTCGTCATTGTTGAAGGAGCATCTAAGAACGATGAAGGTCACAAAACAGAACTCCCAGATGAAGACTATGACGTGTCACCTAAAATGCCAGAGAAGCTGCTGTCTTTCTCGGAAAATGGCCACTATCAAAGCTTGGCTGCTGTCCCAGGGAGCGTGACTGCACTGCATGACAGCGGGTCTGCACCAGGGACAGACT